Proteins from a genomic interval of Schistocerca piceifrons isolate TAMUIC-IGC-003096 chromosome 3, iqSchPice1.1, whole genome shotgun sequence:
- the LOC124788518 gene encoding mucin-2-like, whose translation MSTSETQHSRPTSESTRAVTSHVDKDLTSADRASSATQTTDSLPTTEETSTDMWDIEEADELLTSHTDGHQHSSKAWAATIVYKPVSRPATHTKPPSSTSTLSSVVGRSGPPTIEEITTDMFDTDDSDEQLKPLTDGNVLWTKPSKGWAATIVFKPISRPTTLTKPPLPTSTPSTIVIRSQPPTTEKTTEDTFDTNESDELMSLSDAHGQWTKPSSKEWIATIVLKPTSRPTTHLKPPLSTPTPSAPVSRSEPPTIEEITTDMFDTDDSDEQSKPLTDGNVLRTKPSKGWIATIIFKPTSRPATRLKPPLSISTPPATVSRSEPPTIEEITTDMFDTDDSDEQSKPLTDGNVLRTKPSKGWIATIIFKPTSRPATRLKPPLSISTPPATVSRSEPPTIEEITTDMFDTDDSDEQSKPLTDGNALRTKPSKGWIATIIFKPTSRPATRLKPPLSISTPPATVSRSEPPTIVEITTDMFDTDESDEQSKPLTDGIMLRTKPSKGWIATIVFKPTRPSFLLQKDEPYFIFANITWNYKFIFKVYAFNTVN comes from the exons ATGTCAACGAGTGAAACACAACATTCAAGACCAACATCTGAGAGTACAAGAGCAGTAACTTCTCACGTAGATAAAGACTTGACTTCTGCAGATCGGGCTAGCTCTGCAACCCAGACAACGGACTCTCTTCCTACAACTGAGGAGACAAGTACAGATATGTGGGACATAGAAGAAGCAGATGAACTATTAACGTCTCATACAGATGGACATCAACATTCTTCAAAAGCGTGGGCAGCAACTATCGTCTACAAGCCTGTCTCTAGACCAGCCACACATACGAAACCACCCTCATCCACATCAACTCTATCATCAGTTGTTGGTCGTAGTGGACCTCCTACGATAGAAGAGATAACCACAGATATGTTCGACACAGACGATTCAGACGAACAGTTAAAGCCACTTACTGATGGAAATGTGCTATGGACGAAACCTTCAAAAGGGTGGGCAGCAACTATCGTCTTCAAGCCTATCAGTAGGCCAACCACTCTTACGAAACCACCCTTACCCACATCAACTCCATCAACAATTGTTATCCGCAGTCAACCTCCTACAACAGAAAAGACAACTGAAGATACTTTCGACACAAATGAATCAGATGAATTAATGTCACTTAGTGATGCACATGGGCAGTGGACGAAACCTTCATCAAAAGAGTGGATAGCAACTATCGTCTTAAAACCTACCAGTAGGCCAACCACACATTTGAAACCACCCTTATCCACACCAACTCCATCAGCACCTGTTAGTCGTAGTGAACCTCCTACAATAGAAGAGATAACTACAGATATGTTCGACACAGACGATTCAGATGAACAGTCAAAGCCACTTACTGATGGAAATGTGTTGCGGACGAAACCTTCAAAAGGGTGGATAGCAACTATCATCTTCAAACCTACGAGTAGGCCAGCCACACGTTTGAAACCACCCTTATCCATATCAACTCCACCAGCAACTGTTAGTCGTAGTGAACCTCCTACAATAGAAGAGATAACTACAGATATGTTCGACACAGACGATTCAGATGAACAGTCAAAGCCACTTACTGATGGAAATGTGTTGCGGACGAAACCTTCAAAAGGGTGGATAGCAACTATCATCTTCAAACCTACGAGTAGGCCAGCCACACGTTTGAAACCACCCTTATCCATATCAACTCCACCAGCAACTGTTAGTCGTAGTGAACCTCCTACAATAGAAGAGATAACTACAGATATGTTCGACACAGACGATTCAGATGAACAGTCAAAGCCACTTACTGATGGAAATGCGTTGCGGACGAAACCTTCAAAAGGGTGGATAGCAACTATCATCTTCAAACCTACGAGTAGGCCAGCCACACGTTTGAAACCACCCTTATCCATATCAACTCCACCAGCAACTGTTAGTCGTAGTGAACCTCCTACAATAGTAGAGATAACTACAGATATGTTCGACACAGACGAGTCAGATGAACAGTCAAAGCCACTTACTGATGGAATTATGTTGCGGACGAAACCTTCAAAAGGGTGGATAGCAACTATCGTCTTCAAGCCTACCA GACCTTCATTCCTCCTCCAAAAAGACGAGCCCTATTTCATATTCGCGAACATCACGTGGAACTACAAGTTCATTTTCAAAGTCTACGCTTTCAACACTGTTAATTGA